A portion of the Streptomyces sp. NBC_01335 genome contains these proteins:
- a CDS encoding ATP-binding protein: MGNPPAVTTSFIGRSGELARTERALDEHRLVTLTGPGGIGKSRLALHVAGRIAGRFAGGVCWADLSHLHGDASLTTAVCDAVGLLDHSRRRPVEALSAWLADQRLLLVLDCCERVLTACRDLVERLLAAAPGLTVLVTSREPLDVAGEYAVDVPPLATGGDAQRLFRERAALTAPARRLDAPRAAAAVGEICRRLEGIPLAVELACARLRESEVEELLELLASRLDTLVDDTTWPRRHRALRTTIGWSHELCAPLERLLWARLSVFHGGIRLADAQAVCSGGPLTPEEVARGLERLAAQSVLQRDGAGFRMLDTLREYGAMWLRELAEDGVLADRHAAHFAGVTDESHRGWLGPRQLARYRRMDESHTDLSAALDHLLVASPALALRMAGQAGLFWSCCGHLHQARSYLERVLALHPGGGRDRTRALWALGVTLTLQGDHGAASEVGEECARCAREDADAESILSAAHTVSFNHLMAGRPQAALAVSDGALRELPVEPAVAPSVLRCRVIRLFALTAQGRLEEAYGDAVGLQRISLEYGDRWARGYADHQLALIHMMHGRPRDAEVHARAMLTSKHQLQDSLGIALALDLLAGAIAAQGDGVGAARTLGTGQTFWRMVGHPHRGTPELGAIRDRWERLAREAAGHSAYETAYDRALKDTAEHGLAHALRPERRQA; the protein is encoded by the coding sequence ATGGGCAACCCACCCGCCGTCACGACCAGTTTCATCGGCAGAAGCGGTGAGCTGGCCCGGACCGAGCGGGCACTGGACGAACACCGGCTGGTCACTCTCACGGGTCCCGGCGGCATAGGCAAGAGCCGGCTCGCGCTCCATGTCGCGGGGCGAATAGCGGGTCGCTTCGCCGGTGGGGTCTGCTGGGCCGATCTCTCGCACCTGCACGGTGACGCGTCGCTGACGACCGCCGTCTGCGACGCGGTAGGTCTGCTGGACCACAGTCGGCGCCGTCCCGTGGAGGCGCTGAGCGCGTGGCTCGCGGATCAGCGGCTGCTGCTCGTCCTGGACTGCTGCGAAAGGGTCCTGACGGCCTGCCGGGATCTCGTGGAGCGGCTGCTCGCCGCCGCGCCGGGACTCACCGTGCTCGTGACCAGCCGGGAACCCCTGGACGTGGCGGGCGAGTACGCCGTGGACGTGCCGCCGCTGGCCACCGGGGGCGACGCACAGCGCCTCTTCCGCGAGCGGGCGGCGCTCACCGCCCCGGCCCGGCGGCTCGACGCGCCCCGGGCGGCGGCGGCGGTGGGAGAGATCTGCCGACGTCTGGAAGGCATTCCGCTCGCCGTCGAACTCGCCTGCGCCCGGTTGCGGGAGTCGGAGGTGGAGGAGCTCCTCGAACTGCTCGCCTCCCGGCTCGACACGCTCGTGGACGACACGACCTGGCCCCGGCGTCACCGGGCGCTGCGCACGACGATCGGCTGGAGCCACGAGCTCTGCGCGCCGCTCGAACGGCTGCTGTGGGCCCGGCTCTCCGTCTTCCACGGAGGGATCCGGCTGGCGGACGCGCAGGCGGTCTGCTCCGGAGGACCGCTCACCCCGGAGGAGGTGGCGCGCGGCCTGGAGCGGCTGGCCGCGCAGTCGGTGCTGCAGCGGGACGGCGCCGGCTTCCGCATGCTGGACACGCTGCGCGAGTACGGGGCCATGTGGCTGCGGGAACTGGCGGAGGACGGGGTGCTCGCCGACCGGCACGCCGCGCACTTCGCCGGGGTCACGGACGAGTCGCACCGGGGGTGGCTGGGCCCCCGCCAGCTCGCGCGCTACCGGCGCATGGACGAGAGCCACACGGATCTGTCGGCCGCTCTGGACCACCTCCTGGTGGCCTCCCCCGCGCTGGCCCTGCGCATGGCGGGGCAGGCCGGGCTGTTCTGGAGCTGCTGCGGCCACCTCCACCAGGCGCGCTCCTATCTGGAACGGGTCCTCGCCCTGCACCCGGGCGGTGGCCGGGACCGGACCCGGGCCCTGTGGGCCCTCGGTGTCACTCTCACTCTTCAGGGGGATCACGGAGCGGCGTCGGAGGTGGGGGAGGAGTGCGCCCGCTGCGCGCGGGAGGACGCGGATGCCGAATCGATCCTTTCCGCCGCGCACACGGTGAGCTTCAACCACCTCATGGCGGGCCGGCCGCAGGCGGCGCTGGCGGTGAGCGACGGCGCGCTGCGCGAACTGCCGGTGGAACCCGCCGTCGCTCCGTCCGTCCTGCGCTGCCGGGTGATACGCCTGTTCGCGCTGACGGCCCAGGGCCGGCTGGAGGAGGCGTACGGAGACGCCGTCGGGCTCCAGCGGATCAGCCTGGAGTACGGGGACCGCTGGGCGCGCGGCTACGCGGACCACCAACTGGCGCTCATACACATGATGCACGGCCGGCCGCGGGACGCGGAGGTCCATGCCCGCGCCATGCTGACCAGCAAGCACCAGCTCCAGGACAGTCTCGGGATCGCTCTCGCGCTGGACCTGCTCGCCGGTGCCATCGCAGCTCAGGGCGACGGCGTGGGCGCGGCGCGCACCCTGGGGACGGGGCAGACGTTCTGGCGGATGGTCGGCCACCCGCACCGCGGCACTCCGGAGCTGGGCGCGATCCGCGACCGGTGGGAGCGCCTCGCGCGCGAGGCGGCGGGCCATTCGGCGTACGAGACGGCATACGACCGGGCGCTCAAGGACACCGCGGAGCACGGCTTGGCCCACGCGCTGCGCCCCGAGCGGCGTCAGGCCTGA
- a CDS encoding PepSY domain-containing protein → MRLDPPQTNRVSSRARTLRAVGAVVCAVLASATVTGCGSDGDSVSASATSEAAKVVPHQATTTPASPSPSATKLTQEQQKRKDVLDATKITFDKAATTAVDAVSGSKLVDLELGGLDDDDDASPSPSPSGSPSPTGSPSPTGSPSPTGSASPSASPGDPEWVAEVAEKDGTAHTVRINAVTGKVLDTTEDDNQSADDKSRLAEMIGKATQTPEQAAKVATDKQKGWVTSIGLDENDDDVLVWQADVVGSDWNQTDFEIDAAKGTIVGEVTEETEEN, encoded by the coding sequence ATGAGACTTGATCCCCCACAGACGAACCGTGTCTCCTCGCGTGCCCGCACTCTCCGCGCGGTCGGCGCCGTCGTGTGCGCCGTCCTCGCCTCGGCGACGGTCACGGGCTGCGGATCGGACGGTGACTCCGTGTCGGCGTCGGCGACCTCGGAGGCCGCCAAGGTCGTACCGCACCAGGCGACCACCACCCCGGCCTCTCCCAGCCCGTCCGCGACGAAGCTGACGCAGGAGCAGCAGAAGCGCAAGGACGTGCTCGACGCCACGAAGATCACCTTCGACAAGGCGGCCACGACCGCGGTGGACGCGGTCTCCGGCAGCAAGCTGGTCGACCTGGAGCTCGGCGGGCTCGACGACGACGATGACGCCAGCCCCAGCCCCAGCCCGTCCGGCAGCCCGAGCCCCACGGGCAGCCCGAGCCCGACCGGCAGCCCCAGCCCTACGGGTAGCGCCAGCCCCAGCGCGAGCCCCGGTGACCCCGAGTGGGTCGCGGAGGTCGCGGAGAAGGACGGCACCGCGCACACCGTCCGGATCAACGCCGTCACCGGCAAGGTCCTGGACACCACCGAGGACGACAACCAGTCCGCCGACGACAAGAGCCGGCTGGCCGAGATGATCGGCAAGGCCACCCAGACGCCGGAGCAGGCGGCGAAGGTGGCCACCGACAAGCAGAAGGGCTGGGTGACCTCGATCGGGCTGGACGAGAACGACGACGACGTCCTCGTCTGGCAGGCCGACGTGGTCGGCTCCGACTGGAACCAGACCGACTTCGAGATCGACGCCGCCAAGGGAACGATCGTCGGCGAAGTGACCGAGGAGACCGAAGAGAACTGA
- a CDS encoding DUF6296 family protein, producing MDYPERFELIFQTLGAEDDVVVVRMTERAGAGGHPVYEDETGIVRAEISARGEVRMLASGGHQVPGAPLLARPLSAEVPPEE from the coding sequence ATGGACTATCCGGAACGTTTCGAGCTGATCTTCCAGACACTCGGCGCGGAGGACGACGTAGTCGTCGTCCGGATGACCGAGCGTGCGGGGGCGGGAGGACATCCCGTGTACGAGGACGAGACCGGCATCGTCCGCGCCGAGATCAGCGCCAGGGGCGAAGTACGGATGCTGGCCAGCGGCGGCCACCAGGTGCCCGGCGCACCGCTGCTGGCACGCCCCCTGAGCGCCGAGGTGCCGCCCGAGGAGTGA
- a CDS encoding protein-tyrosine phosphatase family protein has translation MSEAWDPAAPGVLRLPSGRLVRGRGLRRPLPEGRLPEFSVHLLGREPGPVAWESRWLRWPDFRLPADHEAARALLDEVWARAAGERVEVACAGGRGRTGTALACLAVLDGVRPDQAVDFVRKHYHPGAVETPWQRRYVLRFGESG, from the coding sequence ATGAGCGAAGCATGGGATCCGGCCGCCCCGGGAGTTCTGCGGCTGCCCTCGGGACGCCTCGTGCGAGGCCGGGGGCTGCGTCGGCCGCTGCCCGAGGGCCGGCTCCCGGAGTTCTCCGTACACCTGCTGGGCCGTGAGCCCGGACCGGTGGCGTGGGAGTCGCGCTGGCTGCGCTGGCCCGACTTCCGCCTCCCGGCCGACCACGAGGCGGCCCGGGCCCTGCTGGACGAGGTGTGGGCCCGGGCCGCCGGCGAGCGCGTGGAGGTCGCGTGCGCGGGCGGCCGGGGGCGTACGGGCACGGCCCTGGCGTGCCTGGCGGTGCTGGACGGCGTCCGTCCGGACCAGGCCGTCGACTTCGTACGGAAGCACTACCACCCGGGCGCGGTGGAGACGCCGTGGCAGCGACGCTACGTCCTGCGCTTCGGGGAGTCGGGGTAG
- the lepB gene encoding signal peptidase I — protein sequence MTGTDVLRRKPGRQAGPEKQRPLWVEIPLLVVVALCLALLIKTFLVQAFSIPSESMQNTLQEGDRVLVDKLTPWFGSEPERGEVVVFHDPDGWLTGVEAQQPNVVQQVLTFVGLMPSAEEKDLIKRVIGVGGDTVECSGSGPLRLNGQALDEPYVYPGNTACSPGGDGEFKVTVPDGKIWVMGDHRQASVDSRYHQHDKNGGMVPEDEVVGRAVVVAWPVGRWATLPIPATFSRPGIESAAVPGGLAVAGALPLLMVRRGRRTAAGGTDAAASYPDSPKRRT from the coding sequence ATGACAGGGACGGACGTCTTGCGGAGGAAACCGGGAAGGCAGGCCGGGCCGGAGAAGCAGCGCCCCCTCTGGGTGGAGATCCCGCTCCTCGTCGTCGTCGCGCTCTGCCTCGCGCTGCTCATCAAGACGTTCCTGGTGCAGGCGTTCTCCATCCCCTCCGAGTCCATGCAGAACACCCTGCAGGAAGGAGACAGGGTCCTCGTCGACAAGCTGACGCCCTGGTTCGGCTCGGAGCCCGAACGGGGTGAGGTCGTCGTCTTCCACGACCCCGACGGCTGGCTGACAGGCGTCGAGGCCCAGCAGCCCAACGTGGTGCAGCAGGTGCTGACCTTCGTCGGGCTCATGCCGTCGGCGGAGGAGAAGGACCTGATCAAGCGGGTGATCGGAGTCGGCGGAGACACCGTCGAGTGCTCCGGCTCCGGCCCGCTCCGGCTCAACGGGCAGGCGCTGGACGAGCCGTACGTCTATCCCGGCAACACCGCGTGCAGCCCGGGCGGGGACGGCGAGTTCAAGGTGACCGTCCCCGACGGGAAGATCTGGGTGATGGGCGACCACCGCCAGGCGTCCGTCGACTCCCGCTACCACCAGCACGACAAGAACGGCGGCATGGTCCCCGAGGACGAGGTGGTCGGACGGGCCGTCGTGGTCGCCTGGCCGGTCGGCCGCTGGGCGACCCTGCCGATTCCGGCGACCTTCAGCCGGCCCGGCATCGAGTCGGCGGCCGTCCCCGGCGGTCTGGCCGTCGCCGGCGCGCTCCCGCTCCTAATGGTGCGACGGGGACGAAGGACGGCGGCGGGCGGCACGGACGCCGCGGCGAGCTACCCCGACTCCCCGAAGCGCAGGACGTAG
- a CDS encoding mycothiol transferase produces MNTSDLLTDAFGRVREAVHAAAEGLSADELNARTDEGANSIAWLVWHLTRVQDDHVADAYGGEQVWFTDGWADRFDLPFDRAATGYGHTGKEVGAVRVASADLLLGYHDAVHERTLAFVGGLTGKALDRIVDEAWSPPVTLGVRLVSVVADDLQHAGQAAFVRGALARAHRG; encoded by the coding sequence ATGAACACATCCGATCTGCTCACCGATGCCTTCGGCCGGGTGCGGGAAGCGGTGCACGCTGCCGCCGAAGGGCTCTCCGCCGACGAACTCAACGCCCGGACCGATGAGGGGGCCAACTCCATCGCTTGGCTCGTTTGGCACTTGACCCGTGTCCAGGACGACCACGTCGCGGACGCCTACGGCGGCGAACAGGTCTGGTTCACCGACGGCTGGGCCGACCGGTTCGACCTCCCGTTCGACCGGGCCGCGACCGGATACGGGCACACCGGCAAGGAGGTCGGCGCTGTGCGGGTCGCCTCCGCCGACCTGCTGCTCGGCTACCACGACGCCGTCCACGAACGCACCCTGGCCTTCGTCGGCGGACTCACCGGCAAGGCGCTGGACCGGATCGTCGACGAGGCGTGGTCCCCGCCGGTGACCCTCGGCGTCCGGCTCGTCAGCGTGGTGGCGGACGACCTCCAGCACGCCGGCCAGGCCGCCTTCGTGCGCGGAGCGCTCGCGCGGGCACACCGCGGATGA
- a CDS encoding DUF4230 domain-containing protein — MTSTGTEPDSSERHGDGPAARPAAKKRGWVKPLGICAVVLALLFAGTRLSLVPGLGDLFGEKTNDRSGPAVLKSIQDMSAYEAASGNFQVVVDLEKDAKFLPDAIRGTRTLYVGAGTVGASVDLGKVAEDGVVVNDDRTEATLTLPHAVLGKPALDPDRSYSVSKQRGLLDRLGDFFSDNPGSEQAVNKLAAQHIAEAAKESGLTTRAEKNTANMLKGLLTSLGFTKVTVTYAAPGGS, encoded by the coding sequence ATGACGTCCACCGGTACGGAACCAGACAGCTCCGAGCGGCACGGCGACGGGCCCGCCGCCCGCCCGGCCGCGAAGAAGCGGGGTTGGGTCAAGCCCCTCGGCATCTGCGCCGTGGTGCTGGCGCTCCTCTTCGCCGGCACCCGGCTCAGCCTCGTGCCGGGCCTGGGCGACCTCTTCGGCGAGAAGACCAACGACCGGTCCGGGCCCGCCGTGCTCAAGTCGATCCAGGACATGAGCGCGTACGAAGCCGCCTCCGGCAACTTCCAGGTCGTCGTCGACCTGGAGAAGGACGCCAAGTTCCTCCCCGACGCGATCCGCGGGACGCGCACCCTCTACGTCGGCGCCGGGACCGTCGGCGCCTCCGTCGACCTCGGCAAGGTCGCCGAGGACGGCGTCGTCGTCAACGACGACCGTACGGAGGCCACGCTCACCCTGCCGCACGCGGTCCTCGGCAAGCCCGCCCTCGACCCCGACCGCTCCTACTCGGTCTCCAAGCAGCGCGGTCTGCTGGACCGCCTCGGCGACTTCTTCTCCGACAACCCCGGCAGCGAGCAGGCGGTCAACAAGCTCGCGGCCCAGCACATCGCGGAGGCGGCGAAGGAGAGCGGCCTCACCACGCGGGCCGAGAAGAACACCGCGAACATGCTCAAGGGCCTGCTCACCTCGCTCGGATTCACGAAGGTCACCGTCACCTACGCGGCCCCCGGAGGCTCCTGA
- a CDS encoding DinB family protein, whose product MAWTAPEPVPTPDALNAPERETLTAFLHSYRAALLRKCAGLTGEQLARQTTEPANLSLLGLVRHMAKVERTWFRERFAGQDLPPMYDPAKGKDADFEDLVPERAQEDYARLLEEIRLADETVADASLDDTFVHRGETYSLRLIHVHLIAEYARHAGHADLLRERLDGVTGD is encoded by the coding sequence ATGGCATGGACAGCACCTGAACCGGTCCCCACCCCCGACGCGCTGAACGCCCCGGAGCGCGAGACCCTCACCGCGTTCCTCCACTCCTACCGCGCCGCCCTCCTGCGCAAGTGCGCCGGGCTGACCGGCGAGCAACTCGCGCGGCAGACCACCGAACCCGCAAACCTCAGCCTGCTCGGCCTCGTACGGCACATGGCCAAGGTCGAACGCACCTGGTTCCGCGAGCGGTTCGCCGGCCAGGACCTGCCCCCGATGTACGACCCGGCCAAAGGCAAGGACGCCGACTTCGAGGACCTCGTCCCCGAGCGCGCCCAGGAGGACTACGCACGGCTGCTGGAGGAGATCCGGCTGGCGGACGAGACGGTCGCCGACGCTTCCCTCGACGACACCTTCGTCCATCGCGGGGAGACGTACTCACTTCGGCTGATACACGTCCACCTCATCGCCGAGTACGCCCGCCACGCCGGCCACGCCGACCTGCTGCGGGAGCGGCTGGACGGTGTGACCGGTGACTGA
- a CDS encoding DUF4389 domain-containing protein: MADGQWSPGHVSPEVPEFQPVLDVVEPARQRRLTVLLRFLLLLPHFVVLFFLSIVAAVMVVVGWFSALVLGRLPEPVFRFLAGRLGYQTRVLANEMLLVDRYPPFSFSPPGDYPVRVEVRPTELNRLAVLFRLFLMVPALVVQALAVTGWFALSFVWWLVTLILGRMPKPLFEATAATLRYQMRFEAYASMLTPAYPKGLFGDDGLPVVPFGTGSATRPLVLSRAGGLFVVLFLVLGLASSVTWSTAPYGDEPSDTYRLHR; the protein is encoded by the coding sequence ATGGCCGACGGCCAGTGGAGCCCGGGCCACGTCTCACCCGAGGTGCCGGAGTTCCAGCCCGTCCTGGACGTCGTGGAGCCCGCGCGGCAGCGCAGGCTCACCGTACTGCTCCGGTTCCTGCTGCTCCTGCCCCACTTCGTCGTCCTCTTCTTCCTCTCGATCGTCGCGGCCGTCATGGTCGTCGTCGGCTGGTTCTCGGCGCTCGTCCTCGGCCGCCTGCCCGAGCCGGTCTTCCGCTTCCTCGCCGGACGGCTCGGTTACCAGACGCGCGTTCTCGCCAACGAGATGCTGCTGGTGGACCGTTACCCGCCCTTCTCCTTCAGCCCGCCGGGGGACTACCCGGTACGCGTCGAGGTCCGCCCCACCGAACTCAACCGGCTCGCCGTCCTCTTCCGGCTGTTCCTGATGGTTCCCGCGCTCGTCGTCCAGGCCCTCGCCGTCACCGGCTGGTTCGCCCTCTCCTTCGTCTGGTGGCTGGTCACCCTGATCCTCGGCCGCATGCCGAAGCCCCTGTTCGAAGCCACCGCGGCCACCCTGCGCTATCAGATGCGGTTCGAGGCCTACGCGTCGATGCTCACCCCCGCCTACCCCAAGGGCCTCTTCGGCGACGACGGCCTCCCGGTCGTCCCGTTCGGCACCGGCTCCGCGACGCGCCCCCTCGTCCTGAGCCGGGCGGGCGGGCTGTTCGTCGTCCTCTTCCTCGTGCTCGGCCTCGCGAGCAGCGTCACCTGGTCCACCGCCCCTTACGGCGACGAGCCCTCGGACACCTACCGGCTGCACCGGTGA
- a CDS encoding VanZ family protein yields MTADANRAVRKRSWAHTLLRAGILVVAFVGLVAFSVVLAKVTLTPSPASAGIAHSNMTPGRSLRQYAEDYTFLAACKQAGGNILLGAPFGVLLPVLVPRRLRMLRMILLTGVVMVVVELAQGAVVEGRAFDIDDVILNTTGALLGYLFVGRRISHHYHSFATVRTEPAPAAAPVAGDASGRRSTERPGETKGLRARVAAARAGASRTTAKARTTDGNGRLAKAPATTGGKRAGKTPDERSGKAGTVVGKRPGKASADAGNTVVARPGEGRTLLERLRNR; encoded by the coding sequence ATGACTGCTGACGCGAACCGCGCTGTGCGGAAAAGAAGTTGGGCGCACACGCTGCTGCGCGCCGGCATCCTGGTGGTGGCCTTCGTGGGCCTCGTCGCCTTCTCCGTCGTCCTGGCGAAGGTGACGCTCACCCCGTCACCCGCGTCGGCCGGGATCGCGCATTCGAACATGACCCCGGGTCGCTCGCTGAGGCAGTACGCCGAGGACTACACCTTCCTCGCGGCCTGCAAACAGGCGGGCGGAAACATCCTGCTCGGCGCACCTTTCGGGGTGCTGCTGCCGGTCCTCGTACCGCGCCGGCTCCGGATGCTCCGCATGATCCTGCTGACCGGCGTGGTCATGGTGGTCGTGGAACTCGCCCAGGGAGCGGTCGTGGAGGGCCGCGCCTTCGACATCGACGACGTCATCCTCAACACCACCGGTGCGCTGCTCGGCTATCTGTTCGTGGGGCGCCGGATCAGCCACCACTACCACTCCTTCGCGACGGTCCGGACCGAGCCCGCTCCGGCGGCCGCCCCGGTCGCCGGGGACGCGTCCGGCAGGCGGTCCACCGAACGTCCCGGCGAGACCAAGGGGCTCAGGGCGAGGGTGGCGGCGGCGCGGGCTGGTGCGTCCCGTACCACCGCGAAGGCGCGGACCACCGACGGGAACGGGCGCCTGGCGAAGGCTCCGGCCACCACCGGGGGCAAGCGCGCCGGAAAGACGCCGGACGAGCGCTCCGGGAAGGCGGGCACCGTCGTGGGCAAGCGCCCCGGGAAGGCGTCGGCCGATGCCGGGAACACCGTCGTAGCGCGTCCCGGGGAAGGGCGCACACTGCTGGAGAGGCTCCGCAACCGCTGA
- a CDS encoding tetratricopeptide repeat protein produces the protein MNAPKRDELLAEAVRLRTEGRTEEARERLLALTAQFPEDAEVAYQTAWAHDALGLEAEAVAYYERCLSGGHLGEEDRRGALVGLGSTYRVLGRYGQAVETLRKGVAEFPDDGALHTFLAMALYNTGEHHEAMGLLLRLVASTSEDPYVRQYRTAIEHYATGLDGTV, from the coding sequence ATGAACGCACCGAAGAGGGACGAACTGCTCGCCGAGGCCGTACGGCTGCGCACCGAGGGCCGTACGGAGGAGGCCAGGGAACGACTGCTCGCCCTGACCGCGCAATTCCCGGAGGACGCGGAGGTCGCCTATCAGACAGCGTGGGCGCACGACGCCCTCGGCCTGGAGGCCGAGGCGGTGGCGTACTACGAGCGCTGCCTGTCGGGCGGTCACCTCGGCGAGGAGGACCGTCGGGGCGCGCTCGTCGGCCTCGGCAGCACGTACCGGGTGCTCGGCAGGTACGGGCAGGCCGTCGAGACGCTCCGTAAGGGGGTGGCGGAGTTCCCCGACGACGGGGCGCTGCACACCTTCCTGGCGATGGCGCTGTACAACACCGGCGAGCACCACGAGGCGATGGGCCTGCTGCTGAGGCTCGTCGCGTCGACCAGTGAGGACCCGTACGTGAGGCAGTACCGCACCGCCATCGAGCACTACGCGACCGGCCTCGACGGGACGGTGTGA
- a CDS encoding phosphatidylinositol-specific phospholipase C domain-containing protein: MKQGWRRWVTAAAAGLFCVAVSAGSAQSATGQGGSSYGATTGVGVHNAYEKSTFTYFADALDSGAAMLELDVWTNAFGSSWRVSHSNPLGNDNNCENAASAAELRSKPRNQNLAGCLSDIRAWHDVHPGHRPVVLKVELKDGFLGTSGRGPAELDALLTAKLGDALYRPADLAGSHATLDEAVTSGGWPTRDALAGRFLVELIPGTVEEGNPLDTLWTDREYATRLRDLAAAGRLREASAFPAVHTAQAGDPRTRYTDASLRPWFVIFDGDASAYAGGSVDTAWYARNQYLVLMTDANNVAPAIDGTNPTPAEALDRLTLLAGRHASIISADWHALTDVLSTVVPRAAG; encoded by the coding sequence ATGAAGCAGGGATGGCGCCGGTGGGTGACGGCCGCCGCGGCCGGGTTGTTCTGCGTGGCGGTCTCGGCCGGCAGCGCACAGTCCGCCACGGGCCAGGGCGGCAGCTCGTACGGCGCGACGACGGGCGTCGGGGTGCACAACGCGTACGAGAAGTCGACGTTCACCTACTTCGCCGACGCGCTCGACTCCGGGGCGGCGATGCTCGAACTCGACGTGTGGACCAACGCGTTCGGCAGTTCGTGGCGCGTCTCCCACAGCAACCCGCTCGGCAACGACAACAACTGCGAGAACGCCGCGAGCGCCGCCGAGCTGCGCAGCAAGCCCCGCAACCAGAACCTCGCCGGCTGCCTCTCCGACATCCGCGCCTGGCACGACGTCCACCCGGGGCACCGGCCCGTCGTGCTGAAGGTCGAGCTCAAGGACGGATTCCTCGGCACGAGCGGACGCGGTCCTGCCGAACTGGACGCGCTGCTCACGGCGAAGCTCGGCGACGCGCTCTACCGCCCCGCCGACCTCGCGGGCTCCCACGCCACCCTCGACGAGGCCGTCACCTCCGGGGGCTGGCCCACGCGCGACGCGCTGGCGGGCCGTTTCCTGGTGGAGCTGATCCCGGGCACGGTCGAGGAGGGCAACCCGCTCGACACCCTGTGGACGGACCGCGAGTACGCCACGCGGCTGCGTGACCTGGCCGCCGCGGGCCGGCTGCGCGAGGCCTCGGCCTTCCCCGCCGTGCACACGGCGCAGGCCGGCGACCCCCGCACGCGGTACACCGACGCCTCCCTCCGGCCCTGGTTCGTGATCTTCGACGGTGACGCCTCCGCGTACGCGGGCGGCTCCGTCGACACCGCCTGGTACGCCCGCAACCAGTACCTGGTGCTGATGACGGACGCGAACAACGTGGCACCCGCCATCGACGGCACCAACCCGACGCCCGCCGAGGCCCTGGACCGGCTCACCCTCCTCGCGGGGCGGCACGCCAGCATCATCTCGGCGGACTGGCACGCGCTGACCGACGTGCTGTCCACGGTGGTCCCGCGCGCGGCCGGCTGA
- a CDS encoding type B 50S ribosomal protein L31: protein MKQQIHPATRSVVFRDRVAGVAFLTRSTADATERVEWEDGRNYPVIDVETSTASHPFYTGTQRVLDTAGRIDRFRRRYGDVAAGH from the coding sequence ATGAAGCAGCAGATCCACCCCGCCACCCGTTCCGTCGTCTTCCGTGACCGGGTAGCCGGGGTCGCCTTCCTGACCCGCTCGACCGCCGACGCGACCGAGCGCGTGGAATGGGAGGACGGCCGGAACTATCCGGTGATCGACGTCGAGACCTCCACGGCGAGCCACCCGTTCTACACCGGCACGCAGCGGGTGCTGGACACGGCGGGGCGGATCGACCGCTTCCGTCGCCGCTACGGAGACGTCGCGGCCGGGCACTGA
- the rpmG gene encoding 50S ribosomal protein L33, with product MARSELRPVVTLRSTAGTGQSYVTRKNRRNDPDRLELRKFDPVAGHHVVFREAR from the coding sequence ATGGCACGCAGCGAACTCAGGCCGGTCGTCACCCTCCGGTCCACGGCGGGGACCGGGCAGAGCTACGTCACGCGGAAGAACCGCCGCAACGACCCGGACCGCCTGGAACTGCGGAAGTTCGACCCGGTGGCCGGCCATCACGTGGTCTTCCGGGAAGCCCGCTGA